One genomic region from Clostridium saccharobutylicum DSM 13864 encodes:
- a CDS encoding nucleoside phosphorylase, with product MNDLLQPHIRCGIKDAAKYAILPGDPKRVDKIKEFLTNVHEIAFNREHKSISGYYKGVKVMAVSTGMGGASTGIAVEELHRIGVEAMIRIGSCGALDSKIQLGDLILVNGAVRDDGASKAYIEEIYPAIPDFELLLNTVLCAKEKGYTIHIGKARSHDSFYTDREDEIDKYWASKGILGADMETAALFTIGGLRGVKTASILNTVVTYKDDLSSQINNYVDGENAMIEGEKNEIITALEAIVKMDKK from the coding sequence ATGAATGATTTATTACAACCACATATAAGATGTGGAATAAAGGATGCTGCAAAATATGCTATTTTACCTGGAGATCCAAAACGCGTTGATAAGATTAAAGAATTTTTGACTAACGTTCATGAAATTGCTTTTAATCGTGAACATAAAAGTATTTCTGGATATTATAAAGGTGTTAAAGTAATGGCAGTTTCTACAGGAATGGGTGGAGCTTCTACTGGAATTGCAGTAGAGGAATTGCATAGAATAGGTGTTGAAGCAATGATAAGAATAGGAAGTTGTGGAGCATTAGATAGTAAAATTCAATTAGGCGATTTAATTCTTGTAAATGGTGCAGTTAGAGATGATGGAGCTTCTAAAGCTTATATTGAAGAAATTTATCCTGCAATTCCAGACTTTGAATTATTACTAAACACAGTTTTATGTGCAAAAGAGAAGGGATATACAATTCATATTGGAAAAGCAAGAAGTCATGATAGTTTTTATACAGATAGAGAAGATGAGATTGATAAATATTGGGCATCAAAAGGAATTTTAGGTGCTGATATGGAGACAGCAGCATTATTTACAATAGGAGGTCTTCGTGGTGTAAAAACCGCATCAATACTTAATACTGTTGTAACTTATAAGGATGATCTAAGCAGTCAAATTAATAATTATGTTGATGGAGAAAATGCAATGATAGAAGGCGAAAAAAATGAGATTATAACAGCCTTAGAAGCAATTGTAAAAATGGATAAAAAGTAA
- a CDS encoding ECF transporter S component, with amino-acid sequence MKKNSMWSLRLNTASLVLIPAAVGINYLGKLFAGLLKLPLWLDSIGTCLAAALGGPIVGAICGAVNNIIYGLTMDPISTVYALTSGFIGIAVGICAYKGEMKNIKGAIITGIIAGLVAVVISTPLNMIFWGGTTGNVWGDAVYAWAIANNIPAFLASGLDEVIVDLPDKIVTLLVVFAIYKGLPKTLTGLYKNDEEIESLD; translated from the coding sequence ATGAAAAAAAACAGTATGTGGTCATTGAGACTTAATACAGCATCATTAGTACTTATTCCAGCAGCTGTAGGTATTAATTATTTAGGAAAATTATTTGCAGGACTATTAAAATTACCACTTTGGTTAGATTCAATTGGTACATGCCTTGCAGCAGCTTTAGGAGGTCCTATTGTAGGTGCTATTTGTGGCGCTGTTAACAATATTATCTATGGATTAACCATGGATCCAATTTCTACTGTATATGCATTAACTAGTGGTTTTATAGGGATTGCTGTAGGTATATGTGCTTATAAAGGAGAAATGAAAAATATTAAAGGTGCAATTATTACAGGTATTATAGCTGGACTTGTAGCTGTAGTAATTTCTACTCCATTAAACATGATATTCTGGGGAGGAACAACAGGTAATGTTTGGGGAGATGCTGTTTATGCTTGGGCAATTGCAAATAATATTCCAGCATTTTTAGCTTCTGGATTAGATGAAGTTATTGTAGATTTACCAGATAAAATTGTTACACTATTAGTAGTATTCGCTATTTATAAAGGACTTCCAAAGACTTTGACTGGACTTTATAAGAATGATGAAGAGATTGAAAGTTTAGACTAA